tgagcaggcctaatagagtcttgcagatcggtacagagatgtctgtacttatcttcaagaggctatagggtgttaggaaaactacctttcttcatctcccatcgtgcaaataatgtagtactaaatatctttctcttattctcccacagatggtgagaacgtgctcTAATGAGGTTCTAGACTAGGGAAGAGCTACCCCTATTGTTAGAGgatgaggcagaggccgagggagggctccggcCCGTGGTAGAGGATGAGGAATTCCCAGAGTTGTTCCActtatgccaccagtgggtctagcagaggatcctattattgaggaacatGGCGAGGTGCCTGTAGCAGAGCCatctccggtggatttcacgtctgcacagggattccaggaggtcatgggccctatgctgcggttcatggaaaCTATGACTCAGACCAGTTTATTTCcgacagacccagccacatctcaggcgggccgggggagcacagacccctaccacacAGGCTTATGGATAGGCagttgttgtatatcagacccagggtgcactacccgtgggtgaagTTCAGCTAGTGGCAGCagtagcagctacacctgagcccagaccagctgcggccgCCGAGCCGCATAAgctattggaccgatggactagactacatcctttTATCTTTGGGGGTGAGAGAAATGAGATGCCCGGGATTTCATTGATtagtgcagggacagactgcacaacatgaggatattggagtctcatggggtagactttgctacttttcagctggagggcagagcccgtagatggtagaagtcttatcttcttggaagaccagcagattctcctctcatgacttgggacaggttcacccgtattttcctggacaagtatattccaccctcccagagtaaagagttgcggttttagtttgagcagctccagcagggtcaaatgtcagtgaccgattatgaggcgaggttctctaagttatctttccatgtacttatgatactccctactgaggtagagagagtgcaaaggtttgttgtgggtttacatactggcattcagacCACTATGGACgaggaggttgagatggggacttcttatgagttgtTATGGAGATAGCCTGAAGGATTGGGGGTGTGCGTCAGCGCAGCCGAGAATATGCTATAAGGGATAAGcgatttagatattctggagagttcagaggtgctccgtctgggggtattagtcagttcgtgagagggcagtccagcaggcccccatatctagcaccaccgcctcctcgggatgcccagtgcgaccttatttctgTGCTATGCCAGAAatttcttatcgcccaccagctattcagggttcatccagtgggtactcaggtcatcagggtcagacttctagTCAGAAGCCCATCGCACTAAGCTGTTGTGGGGATTCCAGTCACATGTGGAGATTCTGCCCCacgcttcggggtagaccagtgcagcagggtcaacagcctatgattaccgcacaggttgctccaccagttgtccgaccacccagaggtagagggcaggtgggtaggggttgtcctagaggtggaggccagctagttggCCCTCCAGcccggttctatgcttttccggccagaccatatgtagaggcctcagatgcagtgattagaggtattatttctgtttgtggaaaatatacctctgtattatttgatccaggatctacgtattcatatgtgtcctctctaTTTGCTTATTTCCTGGGTGTTTCCCGAGAGTCCTTTAGCACTTCTATTTTTGTGTCCACttctgtgggcgattctgttattgtgaatcaGATCTCTCAGTCCTGTGttgttacattatgtggttatgagactagagcagatattctgctgcttgatatgactgacttcgagattatcctgggcatggactggctgtccccatatcatgccatcctaaattgccatgctaagactgttacttTGGAAATTCTAGAATTTCCTAGATTGGAgtagaagggttcgtctgtcagcgcATCTAATCATGTTATTTCCTTTCTAaaagctcgacatatggtcgagaagggttgtttggcttatctagcctatgttcgggatactactgcagagactccggctattgattcagtgcgtGTAGTTcaagagttctccgatgtatttccttcagatcttctaggcataccaccagatcgtgatattgattgttgtattgacttggctccagatacccagcctatatctatcccaccatatcacatGGATCCGAAATaattaaaggaattgaaagaataaCTTGAGCAGTTACGGgcaaaagggttcgtcagaccgagtgtatcgccttggggtgcaccagttttatttgtgaagaaaaaggatggaactatgagaatatgtattgactattgccaactgaacaaagtcaccattaagaacaagtacccgttgtcgcgtattgatgatctatttgaccagttgcagggtgctagggcattttctaagatcgacttgaggtcggggtaccatcagttgaagattcgggattcggatattccgaagactgctttccggacaggtatggtcattatgaatttttggtgatgtcttttggtttgactaacgccccgatgacgtttatggatttgatgattagggtattcaagccatatattgattcgtttgtcattgtattcattgatgatattttgatttactcgcacagtaaggaagagcacgagcaatatatgagagtggtgcttcagacactGCAGGAACAAAaaatatatgctaagttctccaaatgtgagttttggctaaattctgtagcattcttggggcatattgtatcaggcgagggcattaaagttaatcctaaaaagattgaggcagttcagaattggcatcgtcccacttcggcgactgagattaggagtttcctaggtttagcaggttattatcgtcggttcgtggagggattttcatctattgcagtgcctttgaccaaattaacccagaagggtgctccgttccaatggtctgatgattgtgaggtgatctttcagaagctcgagacaacattgactacagcacccgtgttagtgttgccttccagttcggggatgtatacagtatattatgatgcttcaagcgttggtttgggttgtgtattaatgcaggaggggcgagttattgcatatgcttcacgtcagctgaaaccacgtgaagaattacccggtacatgatttggagttagctgcaattgttcacgctcttacgatttggaggcattatctttatggggcgtcttgtgaagtttacactgatcatcgcaatttgtagcatttgttcaagcagagagaccaaaatttgaggcagcgcagatggcttgagttactaaaagattatgatattactatcctgtatcatccgggcaaagcgaaTGTGGTTGCCGATGCCTTGAGtggaaaggcggagagtatgggtagtctagcttt
The DNA window shown above is from Nicotiana tomentosiformis chromosome 8, ASM39032v3, whole genome shotgun sequence and carries:
- the LOC138898018 gene encoding uncharacterized protein — encoded protein: MPEISYRPPAIQGSSSGYSGHQGQTSSQKPIALSCCGDSSHMWRFCPTLRGRPVQQGQQPMITAQVAPPVVRPPRGRGQVGRGCPRGGGQLVGPPARFYAFPARPYVEASDAVIRGIISVCGKYTSVLFDPGSTYSYVSSLFAYFLGVSRESFSTSIFVSTSVGDSVIVNQISQSCVVTLCGYETRADILLLDMTDFEIILGMDWLSPYHAILNCHAKTVTLEILEFPRLE